A single window of Pyrus communis chromosome 10, drPyrComm1.1, whole genome shotgun sequence DNA harbors:
- the LOC137747633 gene encoding GDP-mannose 4,6 dehydratase 1, whose amino-acid sequence MASEIDTARSGSLTSHGSAPDPPEHRKVALITGITGQDGSYLTEFLLEKGYDVHGLIRRSSNFNTQRINHIYIDPHNAHKARMKLHYADLSDASSLRRWLDTIAPNEVYNLAAQSHVAVSFEIPDYTADVVATGSLRFLEAVRSHIAATGRTDIKYYQAGSSEMFGATPPPQSETTPFHPRSPYAVSKCAAHWYTVNYREAYGLFACNGILFNHESPRRGENFVTRKITRAVGRIKEGLQSKLFLGNLQASRDWGFAGDYVEAMWMMLQQEKPDDYVVATEESHTVEEFLEVSFGYVGLNWRDHVVIDKRYLRPSEVDNLKGDASKAKKVLGWKPKVGFQQLVKMMVDEDVELAKREKVLVDAGYMDAQQQP is encoded by the coding sequence ATGGCATCCGAAATCGACACCGCCAGATCCGGATCCTTAACCTCCCACGGCTCCGCCCCTGATCCGCCGGAGCACCGCAAGGTCGCACTCATCACCGGCATCACCGGTCAAGACGGCTCCTACCTCACCGAATTCCTCCTAGAAAAAGGCTACGACGTCCACGGCCTGATCCGACGGTCTTCCAACTTCAACACCCAGCGCATCAACCACATCTACATCGACCCTCACAACGCCCATAAGGCCCGCATGAAGCTCCACTACGCCGACCTCAGCGACGCCTCCTCCCTCCGCCGCTGGCTCGACACCATCGCCCCCAACGAGGTCTACAACCTCGCCGCCCAATCCCACGTCGCCGTCTCGTTTGAGATCCCCGATTACACCGCCGACGTCGTCGCCACCGGCTCCCTCCGCTTCCTCGAGGCCGTCCGCTCCCACATCGCCGCCACCGGGCGCACCGACATTAAGTACTACCAGGCTGGGTCGTCCGAGATGTTCGGGGCCACCCCGCCTCCCCAGTCCGAAACGACGCCGTTCCACCCCCGATCCCCTTACGCCGTCTCGAAATGCGCGGCGCATTGGTACACCGTGAACTACCGCGAGGCATACGGACTGTTCGCGTGTAACGGCATTCTGTTCAACCACGAGTCGCCGCGGCGGGGGGAGAATTTCGTGACCCGTAAGATCACCCGGGCCGTGGGTCGGATCAAGGAGGGACTGCAGAGCAAGCTGTTCTTGGGAAATCTGCAGGCGTCGAGGGACTGGGGTTTCGCCGGGGACTACGTGGAGGCGATGTGGATGATGCTGCAGCAGGAGAAGCCGGACGACTACGTGGTGGCGACGGAGGAGTCGCACACGGTGGAGGAGTTCCTGGAGGTATCGTTTGGGTACGTCGgattgaactggagagaccacGTGGTGATCGATAAGAGGTACCTGCGGCCGTCGGAGGTGGATAATCTGAAAGGGGATGCGAGCAAGGCGAAGAAGGTGCTGGGTTGGAAGCCGAAAGTTGGGTTTCAGCAGCTGGTGAAGATGATGGTGGACGAAGACGTTGAATTGGCCAAGAGGGAGAAGGTGCTTGTGGATGCTGGGTACATGGATGCTCAGCAACAGCCTTGA
- the LOC137747634 gene encoding uncharacterized protein yields MGAAESTLSSSQWLADEITTVSERPETADPILERLKSLKISTPLLTSPPDEGSLTDILVRKPSSSSVPSVVDPKVLLELFSMYREWEEDNVEKMSKRQEEIENKIGVTDALAAKLLQRFNYSVSAMKTCSQHLSEVHSLQVEIGELKGRLTEVISNCDSLCRRISVEGPESLRSSIKPFSVCTTGQEIRSSPSSSDLQRDPDRSLPSAEAKLD; encoded by the exons ATGGGAGCGGCAGAATCCACACTCTCAAGCTCACAG TGGCTGGCCGACGAAATCACCACCGTGTCGGAGCGACCAGAGACCGCCGATCCCATCTTGGAAAGGCTCAAATCCCTTAAAATC TCGACGCCCCTACTGACTTCGCCCCCGGATGAGGGCAGCTTGACTGACATTTTAGTGAGGAAGCCTTCGTCTTCTTCGGTGCCAA GTGTTGTGGATccgaaagtgcttttggaactctTCTCGATGTATCGTGAGTGGGAGGAGGATAATGTCGAGAAGATGAGCAAAAGACAG GAAgagatagaaaataaaataggcGTTACGGATGCTTTGGCTGCTAAACTTCTTCAACGTTTTAATTATTCAGTGTCAGCAATGAAGACATGTTCACAACATTTATCGGAAG TCCATTCGTTGCAGGTGGAGATTGGGGAGCTTAAAGGAAGGTTAACAGAGGTCATTAGTAACTGCGATTCACTGTGCCGGAGAATATCTGTTGAAGGACCAGAATCCCTCCGGTCATCCATCAAGCCGTTTTCTGTCTGCACCACCGGCCAAGAAATCCGATCTAGCCCAAGCTCATCCGATCTTCAAAGAGATCCAGACCGAAGCCTACCCTCTGCCGAAGCCAAGTTAGACTGA
- the LOC137747269 gene encoding uncharacterized protein isoform X2 encodes MRPRKADASKPPTAKKTPSAWKTATKAQPAAYPPDLEVATPKTVETKRACAGRVKQAKKNETTPPADSKSPKPSAEGTEGSAGTSKVAPAAKVGVARKVPAKRSPVKLKTSAKSVSPQTPKLGGSGKAELDAVNKGQAADGSDVEVREKKPVAENVGESAKKDESVVAVEVSTVENVGEPATIKQTTVEVKVNLNEDKEDPEEEEDPVEEEDPIEEEDSVEAVKSVAGEVSESSENVLACDVKEGVEVIEEEGPIKEEDPIEAEKSLVAEVSKYCENEPACDVKEGVEVKEDHKEKSERVDVKGDQEESVDNGDEVETCIEATNKVENAKEGLQGEDIERAKEVFNGDERMEEYGEKLDLGELGEEELPEDDVEDPAEETERLADEHKEFTAIANERKMRKEREIFLGGLDRDAVEEDVRRVFERIGGIVEVRLHKNPSSNKNKGYAFVEFENKEYARRALSEMKNPVIRGRRCGTAPSEDNDTLFVGNICNTWTKEAIKQKLKDYGVEGIENINLVPDVQSDGLSRGFAFIEFSCHGDALLAYKRLQQPDAIFGHTERTAKVAFAEPIREPDPEIMSQVKSVFVDGLPPHWDEDRVREQFKCYGEILRVVLARNMSTAKRRDFGFVDFSTHESAVAFVDSINNLELVDGNSKVKVKARLSNPLPKTQAVKGGMCGGFRIGRAGGSGIFPRSGRGFGRGGHHFHRANFQPDRHFYPGGRGQTGRMGFQNEYDFNYPYEFHGRGGRRGSFRGGRYGFNGGAPVAASPSRPYTDQPWHDAPDRGYGMHIPPRRHPYSQGPGHLDGPFMGVHFDDPYFYDDNTHGIKRPFHMRDYDHDYSEPSSRRPRLDYTDPAASFRGNHYRDTYGAGSSAYPHDYYGPEYNSGPYSSYYGSNYSYGGGRYY; translated from the exons ATGAGACCTCGCAAGGCGGACGCCTCCAAACCGCCGACCGCTAAGAAAACGCCGTCGGCGTGGAAAACCGCCACTAAGGCACAACCGGCGGCTTACCCGCCGGACTTAGAAGTGGCCACACCGAAAACCGTCGAAACAAAGCGCGCTTGTGCCGGCCGAGTGAAGCAGGCCAAGAAGAACGAAACGACACCGCCTGCTGATTCGAAGTCCCCCAAACCATCAG CTGAGGGGACTGAGGGATCAGCTGGTACTTCTAAGGTGGCACCGGCGGCGAAAGTTGGTGTGGCGAGAAAAGTACCTGCGAAAAGGTCGCCGGTGAAACTTAAGACATCAGCTAAATCTGTTTCACCTCAGACACCGAAATTGGGGGGATCGGGGAAGGCGGAACTAGATGCAGTGAACAAGGGGCAGGCGGCAGATGGTAGTGATGTGGAAGTCAGAGAGAAGAAACCGGTTGCTGAGAATGTTGGGGAGTCTGCAAAGAAGGATGAAAGCGTTGTGGCAGTTGAAGTAAGCACTGTTGAGAATGTTGGAGAGCCTgcaacaatcaaacaaacaaccgTTGAAGTAAAAGTAAACCTGAATGAAGATAAAGAGGATCCCGAAGAGGAGGAGGATCCTGTTGAGGAGGAGGATCCTATCGAGGAAGAGGATTCCGTTGAGGCTGTAAAATCAGTAGCTGGGGAGGTTTCAGAGTCTTCTGAGAACGTACTAGCTTGTGATGTAAAAGAGGGAGTGGAAGTGATTGAGGAAGAGGGTCCTATCAAGGAAGAGGATCCCATTGAGGCAGAAAAATCTTTAGTTGCGGAGGTTTCAAAGTATTGTGAGAACGAACCAGCTTGTGATGTAAAAGAGGGAGTGGAAGTGAAAGAAGACCATAAGGAAAAGTCGGAGAGAGTAGATGTGAAAGGAGATCAGGAGGAGTCAGTGGATAATGGAGATGAAGTCGAGACCTGTATTGAGGCTACTAACAAGGTAGAAAATGCCAAAGAGGGGTTACAAGGAGAAGATATTGAGCGTGCTAAAGAGGTGTTTAATGGTGATGAACGGATGGAAGAGTATGGTGAAAAATTGGATCTGGGAGAACTTGGAGAGGAGGAACTTCCTGAGGATGATGTAGAGGATCCTGCAGAAGAAACTGAGAGATTGGCTGATGAACATAAGGAATTTACAGCCATTGCAAATGAGCGCAAGATGAGGAAAGAACGTGAGATATTTCTTGGTGGGCTTGATCGGGATGCTGTGGAGGAAGATGTGAGAAGGGTCTTTGAGAGGATTGGAGGGATAGTTGAAGTTAGGTTACACAAGAATCCTTCATCTAATAAGAACAAGGGTTATgcatttgtggagtttgaaaatAAGGAGTATGCAAGGCGTGCTTTGTCTGAAATGAAAAACCCTGTT ATACGGGGGAGGCGATGTGGGACAGCACCTAGTGAGGACAATGACACGTTGTTCGTGGGTAATATATGCAATACCTGGACAAAGGAAGCT ATTAAACAGAAACTGAAGGATTATGGTGTGGAAGGTATTGAGAACATAAATCTTGTCCCAGATGTTCAAAGTGATGGGTTGAGCCGCGGTTTTGCATTTATTGAATTCTCTTGTCATGGTGATGCTTTGCTTGCATACAAGAGGCTTCAGCAGCCCGATGCTATATTTGGCCACACTGAAAGAACTGCCAAAGTGGCTTTTGCTGAACCTATACGTGAGCCTGACCCAGAGATCATGTCCCAAGTGAAGTCCGTATTTGTGGATGGGCTTCCACCTCATTGGGATGAGGACAGAGTTAGAGAGCAATTTAAATGCTATGGTGAAATCTTACGCGTTGTTCTGGCTCGGAACATGTCTACAGCCAAGCGGAGGGATTTTGGATTTGTTGATTTCTCTACCCATGAATCTGCTGTGGCCTTTGTTGATAGTATAAATAACTTAGAACTGGTGGATGGGAATTCAAAG GTAAAAGTGAAAGCAAGACTTTCAAATCCTTTGCCTAAAACTCAGGCTGTGAAGGGTGGAATGTGCGGTGGATTTCGAATTGGTCGTGCTGGTGGTAGTGGTATCTTTCCAAGATCTG GACGGGGTTTTGGTCGTGGTGGACATCATTTCCACCGTGCAAATTTCCAACCCGACAGACATTTCTATCCTGGTGGACGTGGTCAAACTGGCAGGATGGGTTTCCAGAATGAATATGACTTCAATTACCCATATGAGTTTCATGGACGAG GTGGAAGAAGGGGCTCTTTCAGGGGCGGCCGTTATGGATTTAATGGAGGTGCTCCAGTCGCTGCCTCACCATCAAGACCCTACACAGATCAACCTTGGCATGATGCCCCTGATAGAGGCTATGGTATGCATATTCCTCCTAGGAGGCATCCATATTCTCAAGGTCCAGGACACCTTGATGGACCATTCATGGGGGTTCATTTTGACGATCCTTATTTTTATGATGATAACACACATGGAATAAAACGTCCATTTCATATGAGA GACTATGATCATGACTACTCGGAGCCTAGTAGTCGTCGCCCACGGTTGGATTACACTGATCCAGCAGCTTCGTTTCGAGGAAACCATTATAGGG ATACGTATGGAGCTGGCAGCAGTGCCTACCCTCATGATTATTATGGTCCTGAA TATAATTCTGGTCCATATTCATCTTATTACGGGAGCAATTACTCATATGGAGGTGGCCGCTACTATTAG
- the LOC137747269 gene encoding uncharacterized protein isoform X1 translates to MRPRKADASKPPTAKKTPSAWKTATKAQPAAYPPDLEVATPKTVETKRACAGRVKQAKKNETTPPADSKSPKPSVAEGTEGSAGTSKVAPAAKVGVARKVPAKRSPVKLKTSAKSVSPQTPKLGGSGKAELDAVNKGQAADGSDVEVREKKPVAENVGESAKKDESVVAVEVSTVENVGEPATIKQTTVEVKVNLNEDKEDPEEEEDPVEEEDPIEEEDSVEAVKSVAGEVSESSENVLACDVKEGVEVIEEEGPIKEEDPIEAEKSLVAEVSKYCENEPACDVKEGVEVKEDHKEKSERVDVKGDQEESVDNGDEVETCIEATNKVENAKEGLQGEDIERAKEVFNGDERMEEYGEKLDLGELGEEELPEDDVEDPAEETERLADEHKEFTAIANERKMRKEREIFLGGLDRDAVEEDVRRVFERIGGIVEVRLHKNPSSNKNKGYAFVEFENKEYARRALSEMKNPVIRGRRCGTAPSEDNDTLFVGNICNTWTKEAIKQKLKDYGVEGIENINLVPDVQSDGLSRGFAFIEFSCHGDALLAYKRLQQPDAIFGHTERTAKVAFAEPIREPDPEIMSQVKSVFVDGLPPHWDEDRVREQFKCYGEILRVVLARNMSTAKRRDFGFVDFSTHESAVAFVDSINNLELVDGNSKVKVKARLSNPLPKTQAVKGGMCGGFRIGRAGGSGIFPRSGRGFGRGGHHFHRANFQPDRHFYPGGRGQTGRMGFQNEYDFNYPYEFHGRGGRRGSFRGGRYGFNGGAPVAASPSRPYTDQPWHDAPDRGYGMHIPPRRHPYSQGPGHLDGPFMGVHFDDPYFYDDNTHGIKRPFHMRDYDHDYSEPSSRRPRLDYTDPAASFRGNHYRDTYGAGSSAYPHDYYGPEYNSGPYSSYYGSNYSYGGGRYY, encoded by the exons ATGAGACCTCGCAAGGCGGACGCCTCCAAACCGCCGACCGCTAAGAAAACGCCGTCGGCGTGGAAAACCGCCACTAAGGCACAACCGGCGGCTTACCCGCCGGACTTAGAAGTGGCCACACCGAAAACCGTCGAAACAAAGCGCGCTTGTGCCGGCCGAGTGAAGCAGGCCAAGAAGAACGAAACGACACCGCCTGCTGATTCGAAGTCCCCCAAACCATCAG TAGCTGAGGGGACTGAGGGATCAGCTGGTACTTCTAAGGTGGCACCGGCGGCGAAAGTTGGTGTGGCGAGAAAAGTACCTGCGAAAAGGTCGCCGGTGAAACTTAAGACATCAGCTAAATCTGTTTCACCTCAGACACCGAAATTGGGGGGATCGGGGAAGGCGGAACTAGATGCAGTGAACAAGGGGCAGGCGGCAGATGGTAGTGATGTGGAAGTCAGAGAGAAGAAACCGGTTGCTGAGAATGTTGGGGAGTCTGCAAAGAAGGATGAAAGCGTTGTGGCAGTTGAAGTAAGCACTGTTGAGAATGTTGGAGAGCCTgcaacaatcaaacaaacaaccgTTGAAGTAAAAGTAAACCTGAATGAAGATAAAGAGGATCCCGAAGAGGAGGAGGATCCTGTTGAGGAGGAGGATCCTATCGAGGAAGAGGATTCCGTTGAGGCTGTAAAATCAGTAGCTGGGGAGGTTTCAGAGTCTTCTGAGAACGTACTAGCTTGTGATGTAAAAGAGGGAGTGGAAGTGATTGAGGAAGAGGGTCCTATCAAGGAAGAGGATCCCATTGAGGCAGAAAAATCTTTAGTTGCGGAGGTTTCAAAGTATTGTGAGAACGAACCAGCTTGTGATGTAAAAGAGGGAGTGGAAGTGAAAGAAGACCATAAGGAAAAGTCGGAGAGAGTAGATGTGAAAGGAGATCAGGAGGAGTCAGTGGATAATGGAGATGAAGTCGAGACCTGTATTGAGGCTACTAACAAGGTAGAAAATGCCAAAGAGGGGTTACAAGGAGAAGATATTGAGCGTGCTAAAGAGGTGTTTAATGGTGATGAACGGATGGAAGAGTATGGTGAAAAATTGGATCTGGGAGAACTTGGAGAGGAGGAACTTCCTGAGGATGATGTAGAGGATCCTGCAGAAGAAACTGAGAGATTGGCTGATGAACATAAGGAATTTACAGCCATTGCAAATGAGCGCAAGATGAGGAAAGAACGTGAGATATTTCTTGGTGGGCTTGATCGGGATGCTGTGGAGGAAGATGTGAGAAGGGTCTTTGAGAGGATTGGAGGGATAGTTGAAGTTAGGTTACACAAGAATCCTTCATCTAATAAGAACAAGGGTTATgcatttgtggagtttgaaaatAAGGAGTATGCAAGGCGTGCTTTGTCTGAAATGAAAAACCCTGTT ATACGGGGGAGGCGATGTGGGACAGCACCTAGTGAGGACAATGACACGTTGTTCGTGGGTAATATATGCAATACCTGGACAAAGGAAGCT ATTAAACAGAAACTGAAGGATTATGGTGTGGAAGGTATTGAGAACATAAATCTTGTCCCAGATGTTCAAAGTGATGGGTTGAGCCGCGGTTTTGCATTTATTGAATTCTCTTGTCATGGTGATGCTTTGCTTGCATACAAGAGGCTTCAGCAGCCCGATGCTATATTTGGCCACACTGAAAGAACTGCCAAAGTGGCTTTTGCTGAACCTATACGTGAGCCTGACCCAGAGATCATGTCCCAAGTGAAGTCCGTATTTGTGGATGGGCTTCCACCTCATTGGGATGAGGACAGAGTTAGAGAGCAATTTAAATGCTATGGTGAAATCTTACGCGTTGTTCTGGCTCGGAACATGTCTACAGCCAAGCGGAGGGATTTTGGATTTGTTGATTTCTCTACCCATGAATCTGCTGTGGCCTTTGTTGATAGTATAAATAACTTAGAACTGGTGGATGGGAATTCAAAG GTAAAAGTGAAAGCAAGACTTTCAAATCCTTTGCCTAAAACTCAGGCTGTGAAGGGTGGAATGTGCGGTGGATTTCGAATTGGTCGTGCTGGTGGTAGTGGTATCTTTCCAAGATCTG GACGGGGTTTTGGTCGTGGTGGACATCATTTCCACCGTGCAAATTTCCAACCCGACAGACATTTCTATCCTGGTGGACGTGGTCAAACTGGCAGGATGGGTTTCCAGAATGAATATGACTTCAATTACCCATATGAGTTTCATGGACGAG GTGGAAGAAGGGGCTCTTTCAGGGGCGGCCGTTATGGATTTAATGGAGGTGCTCCAGTCGCTGCCTCACCATCAAGACCCTACACAGATCAACCTTGGCATGATGCCCCTGATAGAGGCTATGGTATGCATATTCCTCCTAGGAGGCATCCATATTCTCAAGGTCCAGGACACCTTGATGGACCATTCATGGGGGTTCATTTTGACGATCCTTATTTTTATGATGATAACACACATGGAATAAAACGTCCATTTCATATGAGA GACTATGATCATGACTACTCGGAGCCTAGTAGTCGTCGCCCACGGTTGGATTACACTGATCCAGCAGCTTCGTTTCGAGGAAACCATTATAGGG ATACGTATGGAGCTGGCAGCAGTGCCTACCCTCATGATTATTATGGTCCTGAA TATAATTCTGGTCCATATTCATCTTATTACGGGAGCAATTACTCATATGGAGGTGGCCGCTACTATTAG
- the LOC137747270 gene encoding histone H1-like has protein sequence MSTTEEVQVPAVMDPPPTEAPATEEPKKEEKPVKQTKPRTPKERKPQQPKPKTKTAAHPPYFQMIKEALLALNEKSGSSPYAIAKHMEEKHKAVLPANFKKTLALQLKNSAARGKLIKIRASYKLSEAGQKEKSAAKTATVEKPKSEKKTKTTSSGKKPGRKNKKSAAAKPKQPKSIKSSAAKKSMKSAA, from the exons ATGTCAACCACCGAAGAAGTTCAAGTTCCTGCCGTCATGGACCCGCCGCCAACGGAGGCTCCGGCGACGGAGGAGCccaagaaggaagaaaagccGGTTAAGCAGACGAAACCCAGGACTCCGAAAGAGAGGAAGCCACAACagccaaaacccaaaaccaaaaccgcCGCTCATCCTCCATACTTTCAG ATGATAAAAGAGGCACTTTTGGCTCTGAACGAGAAGAGCGGGTCGAGTCCGTACGCCATAGCAAAGCACATGGAGGAGAAGCACAAGGCGGTGCTGCCGGCGAATTTCAAGAAGACCCTGGCTCTGCAGCTGAAGAACTCGGCGGCGAGAGGGAAGCTGATCAAGATCAGGGCCTCGTACAAGCTCTCGGAGGCGGGGCAGAAGGAGAAATCCGCAGCCAAAACAGCCACCGTTGAGAAACCAAAATCGGAGAAGAAGACCAAAACGACCTCGTCTGGTAAGAAGCCGGgaaggaagaacaagaagtcGGCCGCAGCCAAGCCGAAGCAGCCCAAGTCGATCAAGAGCTCTGCTGCTAAGAAATCTATGAAGTCTGCTGCTTGA